GCGCCGCGGGCAGAAGCGCCAAGGCGCCAGGCGCACCCTGCCGGAGGCCTCCTGATGCACGCCCTGCCCGAGTTCACCCTGCGCCGCCCGGCCAGCCTTGCCGAAGCCGCCGCCCTGCTGGCGGCCGAGCCCGCTGCGCGGCTGGTCGCCGGCGGCACCGACCTGCTGCCCAACCTGCGCCGTGGGCTGGAGCAGCCGCCGGTGCTGGTCGACCTGTCGGGGCTGCAGCAACTGGCAACGATCGAGGTTGGCCGCGACAGCGGCCTGCTGCTGGGCGCCGGCCTGACGCTGGCCGAACTGGGCCGCAACCGGACCCTCGCCGAGCGCTGGCCGGCGCTGGCCGAGGCGGCGCGGCAGGTCGCGGCCCCCGGCCACCGCACCGCCGCCACGCTGGGCGGCAACCTGTGCCAGGACACCCGCTGCGTCTTCTACAACCAGAGCGAGTGGTGGCGCGCCGCCAATGGCTACTGCCTCAAGCGCGGCGGCGACACCTGCCACGTCGCGCCGCAGGGCGATCGCTGCCACGCCGCTTTCGCCAGCGACCTGGCGCCGGTGCTGCTGGCGCTGGGCGCCGAGGTGGAACTGCACTCGGCCACCGGCTCGCGCTGGATCCCCCTGCCGGCGCTCTACCGCGACGACAGCGCGGCCCACCTGGCGCTGGCGCGCGGCGAATTGCTGACGCGGGTGCGCCTGCCGGCCGGCCGGCCCGGCCAGCGGTGCGGCTACCGCAAGGCGCGGGTGCGCTCGGCGGTCGATTTCCCGCTGGCTGCCGTGGCCGTCTCCTGCGTGCTCGAAGACGGCCGCCTGGCTTCGCTGGCGATCGGCTTGTCGGGAACCAACTCGTTCCCGGTGCTGCTGGCCGGCACCGGCACGCTGGCCGGCCGCCCGGTCGACGGCGACCTGCTGGCCGCGGTGGGCAAGCTGGTGCAGCAGCAAGCCAGCCCGATGCGCAGCACGGTGACACCGTCCCACTACCGGCGCCAGGTGGCGGCCGCGACCGCGCAGCGGCTGCTGCGCGAACTGGCCCTCGGCTGACGCAGGGCATCCGCCGCTTCGACCCTGGCCCGCACCATCGAGGAGACGCCGATGTCCTGCCCCCGGTGCCAAGCCCCCGACGCTGACGAAGCGGGTGACGACTCGATCTGCTGCGCCGGTGCCCCGACGCAGTGGCAATGCGACCTCTGCGGCAAGGTCAGCGAAGGCTTCGCATTTCCCTACGGCGGCTGCCCGCTGTGCGGCGGCAAGCTGGTGCTGCGCCCGCCGGGGCACGACGCGCGTCCCGAGGGCGCCGCGCTGGAAGCCGTGCGCATGGCCTTCGAGATCGAACTGGGCGGGCGCGCCTTCTACCAGCAGGCGGCCGTGGAAGCCGGCGACCAGGCGATGCGGGCGCTGTTCGGCGGCCTGGCCGTGCTCGAGGGCGAGCACATGGAACTGCTCTCGCGCCGCTACCACGTCGAGCCGCCCGCACCGCAGCCGCCGTTCCCGGTGCAACGGGCCGCCCTGTTCGCCGAAGTCGAGCACCGTCCGCAGGACCCCGACAACCTGTTCCGCATCGCCATCGGGCTGGAAAAGCGCGCCGCCGCGTTCTTCGCCGCCCACGCGGCGCAGGCCGCGGCCGGCTCGACCGAGCAGCGCCTGTACCTGGAGCTCGGCGCCGAGGAGCGCGAGCACGTCGCGCTGCTCACCGCCGAACACGCGCGCTGGCGCACCGGCAAGGCCGGCCTGTCCGGCGGCCGGCCGTTCGGCGACCCCGTGCCTGCGGCCGCGCCGCAGGCTGGCGCGCCGTTCAACGCGGCCGCGCTGCTGCTGGCCGGGGGCAAGCCGGACCACGTCGCGCTGGTGTGCGGCGACCAGCAGCTGACCTATGGCGAGTTGCGCACGCGCGTGGCCCAGGCCGCGGCGGTCTGGCAGGCGCGCGGGCTGCGACCGCGCGACCGGGTCGCCATCAAGCTGCCCGACGGCATCGACTGGGTCGTGGCCTTCCTCGGCACCATCTGGGCCGGCGGCGTGGCGGTGGCGGTCAACCCGCAGATCCCGGCCCCCGAATGGCACTACATCCTCGACGAAGCCGGCTTCAACGTGATCCTGGCCGAGAGCGCGCAGGACACGCCGGCGCCCTGGTGCGACCGGGTGATGCGGGTGGACGAGGGCCGGCGCGCCGTGGCGGCGGCCACGCCGGTGCCGCCGCACGCCGTCGGCGGCGAAGAGCCGGTGTTCTGGGTCCACTCCTCCGGCACCTCGGGCAAGCCCAAGGCGGTGGTCCATGCGCACCGCTTCGTGCACGAGATCGAGCGGGTCTCGCGCGAGCGGGTCGGCATCACCGCGGATGACCGCCTGTTCGCGACCTCGCGCCTGTTCTTCTCCTACCCGCAGACCAACAGCCTGTTCGCCGGCCTGAAGATCGGCGCCACCGTCATCCTCGATCCGCAGTGGCCGACGGCGGCCTCGGCGGTCGCCACCGCCGAGCGCACCCGGCCCACGGTGTTCCTGAGCGTGCCGTCGCTGTACCGCTCGATCCTGCACGCCGGCCTGGCGCCGCGGCTGGCCGCGGCCGGCGTCCGCTGCTGCGTCTCGGCCGGCGAAGCCCTGCCGGCCAGCCTGCGTGCCGCCTGGCGCCAGGCCTGCGGGCTGCCGATGCTGGACGGCTACGGCGCCTCGGAGACGCTGGTGCTGGTGCTGACCGCCGCCGACGGCGACGACGGCCTGCAGCCCTCGCCGGGGGTCGAGATCGAGCCGGCCGATCCGCAAGCCGCGGCGGCGGGCCTACCGACCCGGCTGCAGTTGCGCGTGTCGACGCTGGCGCTGGGCTACCTGGACCGGCCGCTGGCCCAGGCCGAGACCTTCCGCGACGGCGCCTTCTGCCCGGCCGACCTGTTCCTGCGCACCGCCGGCGGCGGCTGGCGCTTCGCCGGGCGCGAGGACTCGCTGGTCAAGATCAAGGGCCGCTGGGTCAACCTGGTGGAGCTGGAAGAGAAGCTGGCCGCCGGCGCCGCCGGCCTGCTGGAAGCCGGCGCGGTCTGCGTGCCGGACGCCGACGGCGTCGACAGCGTGGCGCTGTTCTACGTGGCGCGCGACGGCCAGGCCGAAGCCGTGGCCCAGGTGCTGCGCGAGCGGGCGGCGGCGCTGCCGCCGTACCAGCGGCCGAGCCTGCTGCTTGCGGTGCCGGCGCTGCCGCGCACGCCCACCGGCAAGCTGCTGCGCCGCCGGCTGGCCGAACTGCTGCCGCCACCGGCCGGGCGGCCGGAGCCCGGACCATGACCGAACCCGCCGATCGCATCAACGCCGCCGCGCTGCTGCTGGCGCGCGGCCTGCCTTCGCAAGCGGCCGTGGCCGGCCCCGACGGCAGCGCGGACTACGCCGCCTTGCGCTCGCAAGTGGCGCAGGCCGCGGGCGCCTGGCACGATTTCGGGGTGGAACCCGGCGAGGTCGTGCTGCTGCGCCTGCCGCCGGGCTTGGAGCGCAGCGTCGCCTTCCTCGGCGCGATTTGGGCCGGCGCGGTGCCGGTGCCGCTGGGCGAAGGCGACGAGGGCCATCGCGGCGACCCCTGGGACGCGCACGCGCCCGCCCGCTTCATCCTGGCCGCCTCGCGCGCCGGCTACGCCTCGGCCTGGCGCGACAGCGTGCTCACGCGGCTGGAGTGGCGTGCCGGGCTCGGCGCGGCCGGCGCCGCCGAGCCCGTCGCGCTGCCGCCCCAGGCGCCCTGCTGCTGGACCGAGCCGCGCCGCCGCGGCGGCGACGGCGCCCGGCTGCTGCGGCACGCGTTCGCGCAATTGCAACCGCGCGAAGTGCCGAGCGCCGGCGGCGAGCCGGTCGAGGCGCCGACCATGCTGGCGCTGCTGCGGGCGTTGCGGCGCGGCGCCAGCGCCGTCATCGGCGACGCGGCCGGCGCCGGCTCCGCACCGCGGCGCACCGCCCCGGCCGAAGCGCTGGCACTGCCATGAACGCCGCATCCGTCCCGACCTGGACCGAGGACGGCCTCGAGCACCTGGACGTGCGCGGCCTGCCGCCGCCGCAGCCGCTGGTGATCATCCTGCGCTGGCTGCAGCAGGGCGCGCGCCGCGCGCCGCTGCTGGTGCACCTGGAGCGCGACCCGGTGATGCTGTACCCCGAGCTGGCCGAGATCGGCTGGGAGGGCGTGCGGCAACCGGGTGCGCCGGGCGACGTCCGATTGCTGCTGAGGCCGTCGTGATGAGCGCCGTCCGCCCGCCCGCGTGCACGGCCGCCCGCGACTGGGAGGTGCGGCCGTGAACGCGATCGGCGGCGCCTTCCTCGGCGGCGCCAGCGGCCGGCTGCTGCCCGCCTCGGTGCCGCTGCGCTTCTTCGGCACGGCGGCCGCCTGCCACGTGCTGGCCTGGCTGGCCCTGGCGCTGGCGCCGGGCGACTGGCTGCAGTTCGCCGGCGGACTGGGCTGGCCGCTGGCGGGGCTGCACCTGTTGACGCTGGGCGTGTTCGGCATGACCGCGCTGGGCGCCGCCGCCCAACTGCTGCCGGTGGCCACGCGCCAGGCGCCCGTCGGCGAGCGCGCCCTGGCGGCGATCTGGTGGTTCTACAGCGGCGGGCTGGCGCTGCTGGCGCTGGGCATGGGGCTGGCGCGGCCATCGTGGCTGCTGGCCGGCGGCAGTGCCGTGGGCGCCGCGCTGGCCGCCTGGTCGCTGCTGGTGGCGCGCCACCTGCTGGGGGCGCGCGGCATGCCCGGCGTGCTGATGCATGCCTGGGGCGCGCTGGCGTCGCTGCTGGTGCTGCTGGCGTCGGCCCTGCTGCTGATCGCCGGCTGGCAGGGCTGGCCGGCGCCCGCGCGCGCCGAGCTGCTGCCGCTGCACCTGCTGTTCGCCCCGTTCGGCTTCATGGGGCTGCTGGTGCTGGGGCTGTCGTACATCCTGGTGCCGATGTTCACGCTGGCGCATCCCACGCCCAGCGAACGGCTGCAGCTGGCCTCGGGCGGGCTGGTCATGGCGGGGCTGCTGCTGGGTGCGGCTGCGGTGCTGATGCCGGACCTGGCGCTGCTGCGCGGCGCCGCCTGGGCCGCCGGCAGCACCGGCGTGCTGCTGCACCTGGTCCTGATGCGCCGCTCGATCACCCAGGGCATGCGCAAGTCGCTCGGCCGCTCGTTCGTGCTGCTGCACCTGGGCTGGGGCGCGCTGCTGCTGACGCTGGTGCTGGGCGGCGTGCTGTGGGCCGGCGTCGACGACGCGCGGCTGCGCGCCGGCTTCGCGCTGGCGCTGCTGGCCTGGCTGCTGAGCACGGTGCTCGGCTTCATGCAGCGCATCCTGCCGTTCCTGGCGGCGCTGCACGCGGCGGCCGGCCGGCGGCGCGGGCCCACGGCGTCGTCGCTCACCCACGAGCCCTCGCTGCGCGTGCACTTCGCCTGCCACGCGGCCGCGTTCGGCCTGCTGGCGCTGGCGGTGCTGCTGCAGGCGCCGCTGCTGGCGCGGCTGGCCGCGGTCGTCGGGCTGGCGGGCGCGGGCGCGTTCGCGGCCTTCCATGTGCACCTGCTGCGGCGCCTGCGCGCCGCCCGGAATTGAAGAAGGTCAAGGCGGCGGCGACGCCTTGTGCCTATCGTGGATCGACCGGAAGTTCCCGAGGAGACGCAACATGAGCACCACCCAAGTCGGACGCATGCTGGACGAAGAGCACCGCACCAACCTCGACCTGCTGGCCCGGGTCGAGCAGGCGATCGGGCGTGCG
The sequence above is a segment of the Ramlibacter tataouinensis genome. Coding sequences within it:
- the hcrB gene encoding 4-hydroxybenzoyl-CoA reductase subunit beta yields the protein MHALPEFTLRRPASLAEAAALLAAEPAARLVAGGTDLLPNLRRGLEQPPVLVDLSGLQQLATIEVGRDSGLLLGAGLTLAELGRNRTLAERWPALAEAARQVAAPGHRTAATLGGNLCQDTRCVFYNQSEWWRAANGYCLKRGGDTCHVAPQGDRCHAAFASDLAPVLLALGAEVELHSATGSRWIPLPALYRDDSAAHLALARGELLTRVRLPAGRPGQRCGYRKARVRSAVDFPLAAVAVSCVLEDGRLASLAIGLSGTNSFPVLLAGTGTLAGRPVDGDLLAAVGKLVQQQASPMRSTVTPSHYRRQVAAATAQRLLRELALG
- a CDS encoding AMP-binding protein translates to MSCPRCQAPDADEAGDDSICCAGAPTQWQCDLCGKVSEGFAFPYGGCPLCGGKLVLRPPGHDARPEGAALEAVRMAFEIELGGRAFYQQAAVEAGDQAMRALFGGLAVLEGEHMELLSRRYHVEPPAPQPPFPVQRAALFAEVEHRPQDPDNLFRIAIGLEKRAAAFFAAHAAQAAAGSTEQRLYLELGAEEREHVALLTAEHARWRTGKAGLSGGRPFGDPVPAAAPQAGAPFNAAALLLAGGKPDHVALVCGDQQLTYGELRTRVAQAAAVWQARGLRPRDRVAIKLPDGIDWVVAFLGTIWAGGVAVAVNPQIPAPEWHYILDEAGFNVILAESAQDTPAPWCDRVMRVDEGRRAVAAATPVPPHAVGGEEPVFWVHSSGTSGKPKAVVHAHRFVHEIERVSRERVGITADDRLFATSRLFFSYPQTNSLFAGLKIGATVILDPQWPTAASAVATAERTRPTVFLSVPSLYRSILHAGLAPRLAAAGVRCCVSAGEALPASLRAAWRQACGLPMLDGYGASETLVLVLTAADGDDGLQPSPGVEIEPADPQAAAAGLPTRLQLRVSTLALGYLDRPLAQAETFRDGAFCPADLFLRTAGGGWRFAGREDSLVKIKGRWVNLVELEEKLAAGAAGLLEAGAVCVPDADGVDSVALFYVARDGQAEAVAQVLRERAAALPPYQRPSLLLAVPALPRTPTGKLLRRRLAELLPPPAGRPEPGP
- a CDS encoding AMP-binding protein; its protein translation is MTEPADRINAAALLLARGLPSQAAVAGPDGSADYAALRSQVAQAAGAWHDFGVEPGEVVLLRLPPGLERSVAFLGAIWAGAVPVPLGEGDEGHRGDPWDAHAPARFILAASRAGYASAWRDSVLTRLEWRAGLGAAGAAEPVALPPQAPCCWTEPRRRGGDGARLLRHAFAQLQPREVPSAGGEPVEAPTMLALLRALRRGASAVIGDAAGAGSAPRRTAPAEALALP
- a CDS encoding DUF2249 domain-containing protein; translated protein: MNAASVPTWTEDGLEHLDVRGLPPPQPLVIILRWLQQGARRAPLLVHLERDPVMLYPELAEIGWEGVRQPGAPGDVRLLLRPS